Proteins from one Mustela erminea isolate mMusErm1 chromosome 20, mMusErm1.Pri, whole genome shotgun sequence genomic window:
- the ANTKMT gene encoding adenine nucleotide translocase lysine N-methyltransferase isoform X1 — MEQDDPGEALAELRGRRLGARELLQAAAGSGLAAYAVWALLLQPGFRRMPLRLQVPYVGASARQVEHVLSLLRGRPGKTVDLGSGDGRIVLAAHRCGLRPAVGYELNPWLVGLARLHAWRAGCAGSVCYRREDLWKVDLRDCRNVSVFLAPSVLAQLEDKLQAELPEGARVVSGRFPLPTWQPVAVMGEGVDRVWAYDFPRGGLAGKASPGPSSASSPGPSSSQAG; from the exons ATGGAGCAGGATGACCCGGGCGAGGCGCTGGCGGAGCTGCGCGGGCGGCGGCTGGGCGCGCGGGAGCTGCTGCAGGCGGCGGCGGGCTCGGGCCTGGCCGCCTACGCCGTGTGGGCGCTGCTGCTGCAGCCCGGCTTCCGGCGCATGCCGCTGCGGCTGCAG GTGCCGTACGTGGGCGCGAGCGCGCGGCAGGTGGAGCACGTGCTGTCACTGCTGCGAGGCCGCCCCGGGAAGACAGTCGACTTGGGCTCCGGGGACGGCAGGATT GTGCTGGCCGCCCACAGGTGCGGCCTCCGCCCGGCCGTGGGCTACGAGCTGAACCCCTGGCTGGTGGGGCTGGCCCGGCTGCACGCGTGGAGAGCGGGCTGTGCCGGCAGCGTCTGCTACCGCCGTGAGGACCTCTGGAAG GTGGACCTGAGGGACTGCCGCAATGTGTCCGTGTTCCTGGCCCCTAGTGTG CTCGCACAGCTGGAAGAcaagctgcaggcagagctgCCCGAAGGGGCCCGAGTGGTGTCGGGgcgcttccccctccccacatgGCAGCCTGTGGCTGTGATGGGTGAGGGTGTGGACCGTGTCTGGGCGTATGATTTCCCGAGGGGCGGGTTGGCTGGTAAGGCGTCCCCAGGACCCAGTTCTGCCTCATCCCCTGGGCCCTCCAGTTCTCAGGCTGGCTGA
- the ANTKMT gene encoding adenine nucleotide translocase lysine N-methyltransferase isoform X2, which yields MEQDDPGEALAELRGRRLGARELLQAAAGSGLAAYAVWALLLQPGFRRMPLRLQVLAAHRCGLRPAVGYELNPWLVGLARLHAWRAGCAGSVCYRREDLWKVDLRDCRNVSVFLAPSVLAQLEDKLQAELPEGARVVSGRFPLPTWQPVAVMGEGVDRVWAYDFPRGGLAGKASPGPSSASSPGPSSSQAG from the exons ATGGAGCAGGATGACCCGGGCGAGGCGCTGGCGGAGCTGCGCGGGCGGCGGCTGGGCGCGCGGGAGCTGCTGCAGGCGGCGGCGGGCTCGGGCCTGGCCGCCTACGCCGTGTGGGCGCTGCTGCTGCAGCCCGGCTTCCGGCGCATGCCGCTGCGGCTGCAG GTGCTGGCCGCCCACAGGTGCGGCCTCCGCCCGGCCGTGGGCTACGAGCTGAACCCCTGGCTGGTGGGGCTGGCCCGGCTGCACGCGTGGAGAGCGGGCTGTGCCGGCAGCGTCTGCTACCGCCGTGAGGACCTCTGGAAG GTGGACCTGAGGGACTGCCGCAATGTGTCCGTGTTCCTGGCCCCTAGTGTG CTCGCACAGCTGGAAGAcaagctgcaggcagagctgCCCGAAGGGGCCCGAGTGGTGTCGGGgcgcttccccctccccacatgGCAGCCTGTGGCTGTGATGGGTGAGGGTGTGGACCGTGTCTGGGCGTATGATTTCCCGAGGGGCGGGTTGGCTGGTAAGGCGTCCCCAGGACCCAGTTCTGCCTCATCCCCTGGGCCCTCCAGTTCTCAGGCTGGCTGA
- the CCDC78 gene encoding coiled-coil domain-containing protein 78 isoform X2, protein MNSCFRQDPGSTLRRRRVGKAALPLGRPESFLPMEHTAATAPRPRPPPGTTENVLPQAEDWAACLKTELPSDPELSEQRRLQISKELVDLQISAHHVQEQHEAELFELKSEVLQLESRVLELELHGDCIAPREAALGHRHELARELQHKAWEQGHSIHHRPQVAAQPEDFLSPKDEEQKLGNSGEWTRTLEEQKAQRQALETRVADLGRRLQEARDEARTAGQQLAVQAMVLSACQGQLRQAEAENAQLQLQLKKLNEEYSLHLQRCARAVAEYANRTSQEPAAAALRTFLETTLEHIRTAHRSREQQLARAARAYRKRLSDLSRRHEELLATRSVQQVLADSSEASGTPKATFDAATLHLEPRSLHLVTELSHPEDQARQETKLRKLEAQKGPSEASLGVRDPQGQEAASWAQVHQKLQDFSCGTQVELERERAQLLVRATMAEEQLSELQEYVDQHLGRYKQEILRLRKLMGTQDAGGVGTTPPIKQRHSRTRSR, encoded by the exons ATGAACTCCTGCTTCCGTCAGGACCCAGGGTCAACGCTGCGGCGCAG GCGGGTTGGCAAGGCGGCACTGCCCTTGGGGAGGCCAGAGTCCTTTCTGCCTATGGAGCACACAGCAGCCACAGCCCCCAGGCCGAGACCCCCACCTGGGACCACTGAGAAT GTTCTGCCCCAAGCAGAGGACTGGGCAGCCTGCCTCAAGACAGAGCTTCCCTCGGATCCGGAGCTGAGCGAGCAGCGGCGCCTGCAG ATCTCCAAGGAGTTGGTCGACCTGCAGATCTCAGCTCACCACGTGCAGGAGCAGCATGAGGCTGAACTCTTTGAGCTGAAGAGTGAG GTCCTACAGCTGGAGAGCCGggtgctggagctggagctgcaTGGAGATTGCATAGCCCCCCGAGAGGCTGCCTTGGGGCACCGCCACGAGCTGGCACGGGAGCTCCAACACAAGGCCTGGGAGCAGGGACACTCCATCCACCACAGACCCCAGGTCGCC GCACAGCCTGAGGACTTCCTGAGCCCTAAGGATGAAGAGCAGAAGCTGGGAAACAGT GGAGAATGGACGCGCACGCTGGAGGAGCAgaaggcccagaggcaggcactGGAGACCCGTGT GGCAGACCTGGGCCGGCGGCTGCAGGAAGCCCGAGATGAGGCCCGGACGGCGGGGCAGCAACTAGCGGTACAAGCCATG GTGTTGTCTGCCTGCCAAGGCCAGCTGCGCCAGGCGGAGGCAGAGAACGCCCAGCTGCAGCTGCAGCTCAAGAAGCTGAATGAAGAGTACTCCCTCCACTTGCAGCGATGTGCCCGGGCCGTGGCC GAGTACGCGAACCGCACCAGCCAAGAGCCGGCAGCCGCAGCCCTCCGCACGTTCCTGGAGACCACGCTGGAGCATATCCGGACAGCGCACCGCAGCCGTGAGCAGCAGCTGGCCCGGGCTGCTCGTGCCTACCGCAAGCGCCTGTCAGATCTGAGCCGTAGACACGAGGAGCTGCTGGCGACCCGCAG TGTGCAGCAGGTGCTGGCAGACTCCAGTGAGGCATCTGGGACCCCCAAAGCTACTTTTGATGCAGCCACCTTACACCTGGAGCCCCGGTCTCTGCACCTGGTCACTGAACTCAGCCACCCAGAAGACCAGGCCAGGCAGGAGACAAAGCTCCGGAAGCTCGAGGCCCAG AAGGGGCCCAGTGAAGCCTCCCTGGGGGTTAGAGACCCGCA gGGCCAGGAAGCTGCCTCCTGGGCCCAGGTCCACCAGAAGCTCCAGGACTTCTCCTGTGGCACCCAG GTGGAGCTGGAGCGTGAGCGGGCACAGTTGCTAGTCCGGGCCACAATGGCTGAGGAGCAACTTTCTGAGCTACAGGAGTACGTGGACCAGCACCTCGGCAG GTACAAACAGGAGATCCTGAGGCTGAGGAAGCTCATGGGTACACAGGACGCTGGGGGAGTGGGGACCACACCGCCTATCAAGCAGCGGCACTCAAGGACCCGAAGCCGCTAG
- the CCDC78 gene encoding coiled-coil domain-containing protein 78 isoform X3, whose translation MNSCFRQDPGSTLRRRSAFPRRVGKAALPLGRPESFLPMEHTAATAPRPRPPPGTTENISKELVDLQISAHHVQEQHEAELFELKSEVLQLESRVLELELHGDCIAPREAALGHRHELARELQHKAWEQGHSIHHRPQVAAQPEDFLSPKDEEQKLGNSGEWTRTLEEQKAQRQALETRVADLGRRLQEARDEARTAGQQLAVQAMVLSACQGQLRQAEAENAQLQLQLKKLNEEYSLHLQRCARAVAEYANRTSQEPAAAALRTFLETTLEHIRTAHRSREQQLARAARAYRKRLSDLSRRHEELLATRSVQQVLADSSEASGTPKATFDAATLHLEPRSLHLVTELSHPEDQARQETKLRKLEAQKGPSEASLGVRDPQGQEAASWAQVHQKLQDFSCGTQVELERERAQLLVRATMAEEQLSELQEYVDQHLGRYKQEILRLRKLMGTQDAGGVGTTPPIKQRHSRTRSR comes from the exons ATGAACTCCTGCTTCCGTCAGGACCCAGGGTCAACGCTGCGGCGCAGGTCTGCCTTTCCCAG GCGGGTTGGCAAGGCGGCACTGCCCTTGGGGAGGCCAGAGTCCTTTCTGCCTATGGAGCACACAGCAGCCACAGCCCCCAGGCCGAGACCCCCACCTGGGACCACTGAGAAT ATCTCCAAGGAGTTGGTCGACCTGCAGATCTCAGCTCACCACGTGCAGGAGCAGCATGAGGCTGAACTCTTTGAGCTGAAGAGTGAG GTCCTACAGCTGGAGAGCCGggtgctggagctggagctgcaTGGAGATTGCATAGCCCCCCGAGAGGCTGCCTTGGGGCACCGCCACGAGCTGGCACGGGAGCTCCAACACAAGGCCTGGGAGCAGGGACACTCCATCCACCACAGACCCCAGGTCGCC GCACAGCCTGAGGACTTCCTGAGCCCTAAGGATGAAGAGCAGAAGCTGGGAAACAGT GGAGAATGGACGCGCACGCTGGAGGAGCAgaaggcccagaggcaggcactGGAGACCCGTGT GGCAGACCTGGGCCGGCGGCTGCAGGAAGCCCGAGATGAGGCCCGGACGGCGGGGCAGCAACTAGCGGTACAAGCCATG GTGTTGTCTGCCTGCCAAGGCCAGCTGCGCCAGGCGGAGGCAGAGAACGCCCAGCTGCAGCTGCAGCTCAAGAAGCTGAATGAAGAGTACTCCCTCCACTTGCAGCGATGTGCCCGGGCCGTGGCC GAGTACGCGAACCGCACCAGCCAAGAGCCGGCAGCCGCAGCCCTCCGCACGTTCCTGGAGACCACGCTGGAGCATATCCGGACAGCGCACCGCAGCCGTGAGCAGCAGCTGGCCCGGGCTGCTCGTGCCTACCGCAAGCGCCTGTCAGATCTGAGCCGTAGACACGAGGAGCTGCTGGCGACCCGCAG TGTGCAGCAGGTGCTGGCAGACTCCAGTGAGGCATCTGGGACCCCCAAAGCTACTTTTGATGCAGCCACCTTACACCTGGAGCCCCGGTCTCTGCACCTGGTCACTGAACTCAGCCACCCAGAAGACCAGGCCAGGCAGGAGACAAAGCTCCGGAAGCTCGAGGCCCAG AAGGGGCCCAGTGAAGCCTCCCTGGGGGTTAGAGACCCGCA gGGCCAGGAAGCTGCCTCCTGGGCCCAGGTCCACCAGAAGCTCCAGGACTTCTCCTGTGGCACCCAG GTGGAGCTGGAGCGTGAGCGGGCACAGTTGCTAGTCCGGGCCACAATGGCTGAGGAGCAACTTTCTGAGCTACAGGAGTACGTGGACCAGCACCTCGGCAG GTACAAACAGGAGATCCTGAGGCTGAGGAAGCTCATGGGTACACAGGACGCTGGGGGAGTGGGGACCACACCGCCTATCAAGCAGCGGCACTCAAGGACCCGAAGCCGCTAG
- the CCDC78 gene encoding coiled-coil domain-containing protein 78 isoform X1: MNSCFRQDPGSTLRRRSAFPRRVGKAALPLGRPESFLPMEHTAATAPRPRPPPGTTENVLPQAEDWAACLKTELPSDPELSEQRRLQISKELVDLQISAHHVQEQHEAELFELKSEVLQLESRVLELELHGDCIAPREAALGHRHELARELQHKAWEQGHSIHHRPQVAAQPEDFLSPKDEEQKLGNSGEWTRTLEEQKAQRQALETRVADLGRRLQEARDEARTAGQQLAVQAMVLSACQGQLRQAEAENAQLQLQLKKLNEEYSLHLQRCARAVAEYANRTSQEPAAAALRTFLETTLEHIRTAHRSREQQLARAARAYRKRLSDLSRRHEELLATRSVQQVLADSSEASGTPKATFDAATLHLEPRSLHLVTELSHPEDQARQETKLRKLEAQKGPSEASLGVRDPQGQEAASWAQVHQKLQDFSCGTQVELERERAQLLVRATMAEEQLSELQEYVDQHLGRYKQEILRLRKLMGTQDAGGVGTTPPIKQRHSRTRSR, translated from the exons ATGAACTCCTGCTTCCGTCAGGACCCAGGGTCAACGCTGCGGCGCAGGTCTGCCTTTCCCAG GCGGGTTGGCAAGGCGGCACTGCCCTTGGGGAGGCCAGAGTCCTTTCTGCCTATGGAGCACACAGCAGCCACAGCCCCCAGGCCGAGACCCCCACCTGGGACCACTGAGAAT GTTCTGCCCCAAGCAGAGGACTGGGCAGCCTGCCTCAAGACAGAGCTTCCCTCGGATCCGGAGCTGAGCGAGCAGCGGCGCCTGCAG ATCTCCAAGGAGTTGGTCGACCTGCAGATCTCAGCTCACCACGTGCAGGAGCAGCATGAGGCTGAACTCTTTGAGCTGAAGAGTGAG GTCCTACAGCTGGAGAGCCGggtgctggagctggagctgcaTGGAGATTGCATAGCCCCCCGAGAGGCTGCCTTGGGGCACCGCCACGAGCTGGCACGGGAGCTCCAACACAAGGCCTGGGAGCAGGGACACTCCATCCACCACAGACCCCAGGTCGCC GCACAGCCTGAGGACTTCCTGAGCCCTAAGGATGAAGAGCAGAAGCTGGGAAACAGT GGAGAATGGACGCGCACGCTGGAGGAGCAgaaggcccagaggcaggcactGGAGACCCGTGT GGCAGACCTGGGCCGGCGGCTGCAGGAAGCCCGAGATGAGGCCCGGACGGCGGGGCAGCAACTAGCGGTACAAGCCATG GTGTTGTCTGCCTGCCAAGGCCAGCTGCGCCAGGCGGAGGCAGAGAACGCCCAGCTGCAGCTGCAGCTCAAGAAGCTGAATGAAGAGTACTCCCTCCACTTGCAGCGATGTGCCCGGGCCGTGGCC GAGTACGCGAACCGCACCAGCCAAGAGCCGGCAGCCGCAGCCCTCCGCACGTTCCTGGAGACCACGCTGGAGCATATCCGGACAGCGCACCGCAGCCGTGAGCAGCAGCTGGCCCGGGCTGCTCGTGCCTACCGCAAGCGCCTGTCAGATCTGAGCCGTAGACACGAGGAGCTGCTGGCGACCCGCAG TGTGCAGCAGGTGCTGGCAGACTCCAGTGAGGCATCTGGGACCCCCAAAGCTACTTTTGATGCAGCCACCTTACACCTGGAGCCCCGGTCTCTGCACCTGGTCACTGAACTCAGCCACCCAGAAGACCAGGCCAGGCAGGAGACAAAGCTCCGGAAGCTCGAGGCCCAG AAGGGGCCCAGTGAAGCCTCCCTGGGGGTTAGAGACCCGCA gGGCCAGGAAGCTGCCTCCTGGGCCCAGGTCCACCAGAAGCTCCAGGACTTCTCCTGTGGCACCCAG GTGGAGCTGGAGCGTGAGCGGGCACAGTTGCTAGTCCGGGCCACAATGGCTGAGGAGCAACTTTCTGAGCTACAGGAGTACGTGGACCAGCACCTCGGCAG GTACAAACAGGAGATCCTGAGGCTGAGGAAGCTCATGGGTACACAGGACGCTGGGGGAGTGGGGACCACACCGCCTATCAAGCAGCGGCACTCAAGGACCCGAAGCCGCTAG